One Chiloscyllium plagiosum isolate BGI_BamShark_2017 unplaced genomic scaffold, ASM401019v2 scaf_1664, whole genome shotgun sequence DNA segment encodes these proteins:
- the LOC122546826 gene encoding MRG/MORF4L-binding protein: MGYSVLTIYGFSQEQLSTNTDTEAHEDRVGKHESEILPFPNGERNFVLPEDIIHEVKEGKSGTEEELKDEHREELLEQPLADEGTYPIYSTASK, encoded by the exons ATGGGTTACTCAGTTTTAACGATTTATGGCTTTTCACAGGAGCAGTTATCAACAAATACTGACACTGAAGCACATGAGGATAGAGTTGGAAAG CACGAATCAGAAATTCTCCCTTTCCCAAATGGCGAGCGGAATTTTGTTCTTCCTGAAGACATTATTCATGAAGTAAAAGAAG GCAAGAGTGGAACAGAGGAAGAACTGAAGGATGAACACAGAGAGGAGTTACTGGAGCAGCCACTTGCTGACGAGGGTACGTACCCGATCTATTCAACAGCATCAAAGTGA